One window of Arthrobacter oryzae genomic DNA carries:
- the ilvC gene encoding ketol-acid reductoisomerase, producing MTEMFYDDDADLSIIQGRKVAIVGYGSQGHAHALNLRDSGVDVTIALKEGSSSIAKAQDAGFTVKNVADAAEWADVIMILAPDQHQRSIYNDSIKDKLTPGKALAFAHGFNIRFGYIEAPEGVDVILIAPKAPGHTVRREFEAGRGIPDIIAVEQDATGAAWDLAKSYAKAIGGTRAGVIKTTFTEETETDLFGEQAVLCGGVSQLVQYGFETLTEAGYQPQIAYFEVLHELKLIVDLMWEGGIAKQRWSVSDTAEYGDYVSGPRVITPEVKDNMKAVLADIQSGAFAKRFIEDQDNGGVEFKALRAKAEQHPIEAVGRELRSLFSWQQQDEDYVEGSAAR from the coding sequence GTGACTGAAATGTTCTACGACGACGACGCAGACCTGTCCATCATCCAGGGCCGGAAGGTAGCCATCGTCGGCTATGGCTCGCAGGGCCACGCCCACGCCCTGAACCTGCGCGACTCCGGCGTCGACGTTACGATCGCCCTCAAGGAGGGCTCGTCCTCGATCGCCAAGGCACAGGATGCCGGCTTCACGGTCAAGAACGTCGCCGACGCCGCCGAATGGGCCGACGTCATCATGATCCTGGCGCCGGACCAGCACCAGCGCTCGATCTACAACGACTCCATCAAGGACAAGCTGACCCCGGGCAAGGCCCTGGCCTTTGCGCACGGCTTCAACATCCGCTTCGGCTACATCGAGGCACCGGAGGGCGTTGACGTCATCCTCATCGCTCCGAAGGCTCCCGGTCACACCGTGCGCCGCGAATTCGAAGCCGGCCGTGGCATCCCGGACATCATTGCGGTCGAGCAGGACGCCACCGGCGCTGCCTGGGACCTCGCCAAGTCCTACGCCAAGGCCATCGGCGGTACCCGCGCCGGTGTCATCAAGACCACCTTCACCGAGGAAACCGAAACGGACCTCTTCGGCGAGCAGGCCGTTCTCTGCGGCGGTGTCTCCCAGCTGGTCCAGTACGGCTTCGAGACCCTGACCGAGGCCGGCTACCAGCCGCAGATCGCCTACTTCGAGGTCCTTCACGAGCTCAAGCTCATCGTTGACCTCATGTGGGAAGGCGGGATCGCCAAGCAGCGCTGGAGCGTTTCCGACACCGCCGAGTACGGCGACTACGTCTCCGGTCCGCGCGTCATCACCCCCGAGGTGAAGGACAACATGAAGGCTGTCCTCGCCGACATCCAGTCCGGCGCCTTCGCCAAGCGGTTCATCGAGGACCAGGACAACGGAGGCGTTGAGTTCAAAGCCCTGCGTGCCAAGGCTGAGCAGCACCCGATCGAGGCCGTAGGCCGCGAGCTGCGCTCCCTGTTCTCCTGGCAGCAGCAGGACGAGGACTACGTCGAAGGTTCTGCCGCCCGCTAA
- the ilvN gene encoding acetolactate synthase small subunit, translated as MTRHTLSVLVEDKPGVLTRVASLFARRAFNINSLAVGPTEVPGMSRMTVVVDADGDLIEQVTKQLNKLVNVIKIVELTSESSVQRDHILVKVRADAATRLQVTQAADLFRASVVDVSTDSVVIEATGHPEKLAALLSVLEPFGIREIVQSGTLAVGRGSRSMSDRALRSA; from the coding sequence ATGACCCGCCACACACTGTCCGTTCTGGTCGAAGACAAACCCGGTGTGCTGACCCGCGTCGCGAGCCTCTTCGCGCGCCGGGCCTTCAACATCAACTCCCTTGCCGTCGGCCCGACGGAAGTTCCGGGCATGTCCCGGATGACCGTCGTCGTCGACGCAGACGGTGACCTGATCGAACAGGTCACCAAGCAGTTGAACAAACTTGTCAACGTGATCAAGATTGTTGAACTGACCTCAGAATCTTCCGTACAGCGAGACCACATCCTGGTCAAGGTACGTGCGGATGCCGCAACACGCCTGCAGGTGACCCAGGCTGCAGACCTGTTCCGCGCTTCAGTGGTTGACGTCTCCACAGACTCGGTGGTCATTGAAGCAACCGGCCACCCCGAAAAGCTCGCCGCACTGCTGTCAGTGCTCGAGCCCTTCGGCATCCGCGAAATTGTGCAGTCCGGCACCCTGGCCGTTGGACGGGGATCCCGCTCCATGAGTGACAGGGCCCTGCGCAGCGCTTAA